The Gordonibacter urolithinfaciens genome contains a region encoding:
- a CDS encoding ABC transporter ATP-binding protein produces the protein MLRDKFALTEQGARDFKRGVGAAALANVVLMAPIGVLFTVTGAFVSHLIDPSQPLPELGAYLLAIVAVLAIMLLTQNLEYDSTYNVVYNESARKRIGLAEKLRQLPLSFFGQRDLSDLTSAVMKDCADHERMFSHVMPQLFGAAISTAVVAVCLLAFDWRLALAALWPIPVAVAVLLSTTRLQQAAGRARNEANLELADGIQEYLECAREIRATNQVPAFLGRVGERVDAFEHAKIRAELTAGVSASSAQALLRLGIGTTVLAGALLIADGQVDFMVFFCFLLAVTRVYDPVNVILQTIIELLDLRLNIARLQAIEDEPVQAGAIEFKPAGHDLAFEGVSFSYGEGERVLSDVTFTAREGEVTALVGPSGGGKSTVAKLAARFWDADAGQVRVGGVDVAGVEPEALLADYAEVFQDVVLFDDTVMGNIRLGRAGASDEEVLAAARAANCDEFVLCMPQGYDTPIGENGSRLSGGERQRISIARAILKDAPIVLLDEATASLDVENETQVQTALSRLLAGKTVLVIAHRMRTVANADKVVVLKEGRVAEEGSPEELMAREGGLYRRMVELQTETAGWSLAS, from the coding sequence ATGCTGCGTGATAAGTTCGCACTGACCGAACAGGGCGCGCGCGATTTCAAGCGCGGCGTGGGGGCCGCAGCGTTGGCCAACGTCGTGCTCATGGCGCCCATCGGCGTGCTGTTCACGGTTACGGGCGCGTTCGTGTCCCACTTGATCGACCCGTCGCAACCGTTGCCGGAGCTCGGAGCGTATCTCCTGGCCATCGTTGCGGTGCTCGCCATCATGCTGCTCACGCAGAATCTCGAGTACGACAGCACCTACAACGTGGTGTACAACGAAAGCGCTCGCAAGCGCATCGGGCTGGCCGAGAAACTGCGGCAGCTACCGCTGTCGTTCTTCGGGCAGCGCGATCTGTCGGATCTCACGAGCGCGGTCATGAAGGACTGCGCCGACCACGAGCGCATGTTCTCCCATGTCATGCCGCAGCTGTTCGGTGCAGCCATTTCGACGGCGGTGGTGGCCGTTTGCCTGCTCGCATTCGACTGGCGTCTGGCGCTGGCGGCGCTGTGGCCTATCCCGGTGGCAGTGGCGGTGCTGCTGTCCACCACGCGTCTTCAGCAAGCGGCAGGACGCGCCCGCAACGAGGCGAACCTCGAGCTTGCCGATGGCATCCAGGAGTACCTGGAATGCGCTCGCGAGATCCGCGCCACGAACCAGGTCCCGGCGTTTCTCGGGCGCGTGGGAGAGAGGGTAGACGCCTTCGAGCATGCGAAGATCAGGGCGGAGCTGACTGCTGGCGTGAGCGCGTCGTCGGCCCAGGCGCTTTTGCGGCTCGGCATTGGCACCACGGTGCTGGCAGGTGCGCTGCTCATTGCGGACGGGCAGGTGGACTTCATGGTGTTCTTCTGCTTCCTGCTGGCGGTTACGCGCGTGTACGATCCGGTGAACGTCATCCTGCAGACCATCATCGAGTTGCTGGACTTGCGCCTGAACATCGCTCGGCTGCAGGCTATTGAGGACGAGCCTGTGCAGGCAGGTGCGATCGAGTTCAAGCCGGCGGGTCACGACCTGGCCTTCGAAGGCGTGTCGTTCTCCTACGGCGAGGGCGAGCGCGTGCTGAGCGACGTGACGTTCACTGCCCGCGAAGGCGAAGTGACGGCATTGGTGGGCCCCAGCGGCGGAGGCAAGTCCACCGTGGCCAAGCTGGCTGCTCGCTTCTGGGATGCCGATGCGGGACAGGTGCGCGTGGGAGGAGTGGACGTGGCGGGCGTGGAGCCGGAGGCGCTCTTGGCAGACTACGCCGAGGTGTTCCAGGATGTGGTGTTGTTCGACGATACGGTGATGGGCAACATCCGGCTCGGCCGGGCCGGCGCTTCCGACGAGGAGGTTCTCGCCGCCGCCCGCGCCGCGAACTGCGATGAGTTCGTGCTGTGCATGCCGCAGGGCTACGACACGCCCATCGGCGAGAACGGAAGCCGTCTTTCGGGCGGCGAGCGCCAGCGCATCTCCATCGCCCGCGCCATCCTGAAGGACGCGCCCATCGTGCTGCTGGATGAGGCCACGGCCTCGTTGGACGTTGAGAACGAGACGCAGGTGCAGACGGCGCTCTCGCGGCTTCTGGCGGGCAAGACCGTGCTCGTGATCGCACACCGCATGCGTACCGTGGCGAACGCCGACAAGGTCGTGGTGCTGAAGGAGGGCCGTGTGGCGGAGGAAGGCTCGCCGGAAGAGCTCATGGCACGCGAAGGCGGTTTGTACCGCCGTATGGTGGAGCTGCAAACCGAAACCGCCGGGTGGTCGCTGGCGTCGTAA
- a CDS encoding ABC transporter ATP-binding protein: MAVEFHGVAFSYADAEGNLFEPVLKGVNLSVARGQCVAVTGCSGCGKTTLMRLVNGLAPQAYDGELSGAVRVLGQDAADLGIEGLSLCVGSVFQNPRSQFFNLDTTSEIAFGCENAGLPHDEIHLRVHDAAADLGISHLLDRDIRKLSGGQRQMVALASVHALGPEVFALDEPTAALDVASMRTLAHLVRRLKELGRTVIVSEHRLWWLRGIADRVVHMENGRIAHDWVAAEFERLSVCELHQMGLRAWRIEDARAEDMPTARQDPSAPMLAPGAASAAALSFSDLRAGYRRGGDVLRGAAGVFAPRRIAALVGGNGAGKSTLARCLAGLHRERAGQVAFGGRSVPYRRRAGRAFLVMQEPGYQLFAHTTACELEAAAARRLGRGKAARMAASEALDRFGLAHLAERHPLSLSGGERQRLAIAAGVLQGARVLVLDEPTSGLDFANMQAVARELERVRDGGTCVTVITHDYEFIVAACDEVAVVADGRVSVQEPLERANLPAVRRMLGFDG, encoded by the coding sequence ATGGCCGTGGAATTCCATGGAGTGGCGTTCTCCTATGCCGATGCGGAAGGAAACCTGTTCGAGCCGGTGTTGAAGGGTGTGAACCTGTCTGTTGCGCGAGGGCAGTGCGTGGCGGTGACGGGTTGTTCCGGCTGCGGGAAGACCACGCTCATGCGCCTCGTGAACGGGCTGGCGCCCCAAGCCTACGACGGGGAGCTTTCCGGTGCGGTGCGCGTGCTGGGGCAGGATGCGGCCGACTTGGGCATCGAGGGGCTCTCGCTGTGCGTGGGCTCCGTGTTCCAGAATCCGCGCAGCCAGTTCTTCAACCTGGACACCACCTCCGAGATCGCCTTCGGGTGCGAGAACGCGGGCCTGCCGCACGATGAGATTCACCTCCGCGTTCACGACGCCGCAGCCGACCTGGGCATCTCTCATCTGCTCGACCGTGACATCCGGAAGCTTTCGGGAGGACAGCGCCAGATGGTGGCCCTTGCGTCGGTGCATGCGCTGGGTCCGGAGGTGTTCGCCCTTGACGAGCCCACGGCCGCACTCGATGTGGCGTCCATGCGCACCCTTGCGCACCTCGTTCGGCGTCTGAAAGAGCTAGGGCGTACGGTGATCGTCTCGGAGCACCGGCTGTGGTGGCTGCGGGGGATAGCCGACCGGGTGGTGCATATGGAGAACGGGCGCATCGCCCACGACTGGGTGGCTGCGGAATTCGAGCGCCTGTCCGTGTGCGAGCTTCACCAGATGGGCCTGCGGGCCTGGCGCATCGAGGATGCCCGCGCCGAAGACATGCCGACGGCCAGGCAGGATCCCTCCGCTCCCATGCTCGCCCCGGGCGCCGCCTCCGCTGCAGCGCTCTCGTTCAGCGACCTTCGTGCGGGCTATCGTCGCGGCGGTGATGTGCTACGCGGGGCCGCCGGCGTGTTCGCGCCCCGGCGTATCGCGGCTTTGGTGGGAGGCAACGGCGCGGGGAAGTCGACGCTTGCGCGCTGCTTGGCCGGGTTGCATCGCGAGCGCGCGGGACAGGTGGCGTTCGGGGGCCGATCGGTTCCGTATCGCAGACGAGCCGGCCGGGCGTTCCTGGTGATGCAGGAACCGGGCTACCAGTTGTTCGCCCATACGACCGCATGCGAGCTGGAAGCGGCCGCGGCCCGCCGCCTCGGCCGCGGCAAGGCGGCGCGGATGGCGGCCAGCGAGGCGCTCGACCGTTTCGGCCTGGCGCATCTGGCCGAGCGGCATCCGCTGTCGCTCTCGGGCGGCGAGCGCCAGCGACTGGCCATTGCGGCCGGCGTGCTGCAAGGGGCTCGCGTTCTGGTGCTAGACGAGCCCACGAGCGGGCTCGATTTCGCCAACATGCAGGCCGTCGCCAGAGAGCTTGAGCGCGTGCGCGACGGCGGCACGTGCGTGACGGTGATCACGCACGACTACGAGTTCATCGTCGCCGCATGTGACGAGGTGGCCGTGGTGGCGGATGGCCGTGTGAGCGTCCAAGAGCCGCTTGAGCGAGCGAACCTGCCCGCCGTGCGCCGCATGCTCGGTTTCGACGGGTGA
- a CDS encoding MptD family putative ECF transporter S component: MESTATKKRTLARGTRLTGRDYVVLAVFGVLLFAVFMAFSIVCSLSATTSWFTHGVGAVPAGIVWTYVLARVPKRGAVALMCLLVALLGLVMGMFWTGPLGIALGGVVAELVLGAPGKRTAFRRVAAFVSFVVCFWAGHVSLIYLTGQAYVDMVVASGMTAEYGQQLVDFMYGPLALVALAAAVAGPIVGGLLGERVFKKHFARMGA; the protein is encoded by the coding sequence ATGGAATCGACAGCAACGAAAAAGCGCACGCTCGCCCGCGGCACCCGGCTTACCGGTCGCGACTATGTGGTGCTCGCCGTATTCGGCGTGCTTCTGTTCGCGGTGTTCATGGCCTTCTCGATAGTGTGCTCCCTCAGTGCCACCACGTCGTGGTTCACCCATGGGGTGGGCGCTGTTCCGGCCGGCATCGTGTGGACGTATGTGTTGGCCCGTGTTCCAAAACGCGGCGCGGTGGCGCTCATGTGCCTGCTGGTGGCGCTTCTCGGCTTGGTTATGGGCATGTTCTGGACAGGCCCTCTGGGCATCGCCCTCGGCGGTGTGGTGGCCGAGCTCGTGTTGGGCGCGCCGGGCAAGCGCACCGCCTTTCGCCGTGTGGCGGCGTTCGTCTCCTTCGTCGTGTGCTTCTGGGCCGGGCATGTCTCGCTTATCTACCTCACGGGCCAGGCGTACGTGGACATGGTTGTGGCATCGGGAATGACGGCCGAGTACGGCCAGCAGCTCGTGGACTTCATGTACGGCCCGCTCGCCCTGGTGGCGCTTGCAGCAGCCGTGGCGGGTCCCATCGTCGGCGGTCTTTTGGGGGAGCGCGTGTTCAAGAAGCATTTCGCGCGGATGGGCGCCTAG
- a CDS encoding ABC transporter ATP-binding protein: MPVAPPGPKEAVGRLLGFAGSRKKLAVLGCVLAGVNGVFAVMPLVCVWFVLRDLVAVAPNWSAAEGLAFWGWLAFTFSATGLLVYFAALMCTHLAAFRTAANMRKQALGHLGRVPLGYFDSHASGHLRRVVDGCAGQTEDMLAHKLPDFVGSLVTPVAFVAVMFAFDWIMGLVCLVPIAISALMMWWMMGRRTKKGGMPFMMLYQDALNRMNKAAVEYVRGIPVVKVFQQTVHSFRAFSEAIMSYRDMACQYSKSCQRPQVVQLVAINGTFAVLVPAGILLAHTAGDFAAFLTDFLFYAVFSAITTTMMTKVMYASEAVMMAQDSVRRIDEILATKPLAEPSAAQAGHPRDGSISFEHVGFAYPGALEDALVDMSLEVPAGSTVALVGPSGGGKTTAASLVPRFWDVDSGSVSVGGVDVRDIPASELMAQVAFVFQNDRLFKTSLLENIRAARPGATRAQVEAAAHAAQCDDIMAKFPDGLDTQVGAKGVYLSGGECQRIALARAILKDAPIVVLDEATAFADPENEALIQRALARLCEGKTVLMIAHRLSTVTGADVICVLDGGRVVERGRHDELVAAGGLYAKMWNDYRTSVTWRIEGSGTHAA, from the coding sequence ATGCCCGTGGCGCCGCCTGGCCCCAAAGAGGCCGTCGGACGACTGCTCGGGTTCGCGGGCTCGCGCAAGAAGCTCGCGGTCCTGGGGTGTGTCCTTGCGGGCGTAAATGGCGTCTTCGCGGTCATGCCCCTGGTGTGCGTGTGGTTCGTGCTGCGCGACCTCGTGGCCGTGGCTCCCAACTGGAGCGCTGCGGAGGGGCTTGCCTTCTGGGGCTGGCTTGCGTTCACGTTCTCGGCAACGGGCCTGTTGGTGTACTTCGCGGCGCTCATGTGCACCCACCTGGCGGCGTTCCGCACGGCGGCGAACATGCGCAAGCAGGCGCTCGGCCACTTGGGCCGCGTGCCGCTCGGCTACTTCGACTCCCACGCCTCGGGACATCTGCGGCGCGTGGTGGACGGCTGCGCCGGTCAGACCGAGGACATGCTTGCGCACAAGCTGCCCGACTTCGTGGGGTCGCTCGTCACCCCGGTGGCATTCGTGGCGGTCATGTTCGCGTTCGACTGGATCATGGGGCTTGTGTGCCTCGTTCCCATTGCCATCTCGGCGCTCATGATGTGGTGGATGATGGGGCGTCGGACGAAAAAAGGTGGCATGCCGTTCATGATGCTCTACCAAGACGCGCTCAACCGCATGAACAAGGCGGCCGTGGAATACGTGCGCGGCATCCCCGTGGTGAAGGTGTTCCAGCAGACGGTGCATTCGTTCCGTGCGTTCTCCGAGGCTATCATGAGCTACCGCGACATGGCCTGCCAGTACTCGAAGTCGTGCCAGCGCCCTCAGGTCGTTCAGCTCGTTGCCATCAACGGCACGTTCGCCGTGCTCGTGCCCGCTGGCATCCTCCTGGCGCATACCGCGGGCGATTTCGCAGCGTTTCTGACGGACTTCCTGTTCTATGCGGTGTTCTCGGCCATCACTACCACCATGATGACGAAGGTGATGTACGCGAGCGAGGCCGTCATGATGGCGCAGGACTCCGTGCGCCGCATCGACGAGATACTCGCGACAAAGCCGCTAGCGGAGCCATCGGCGGCGCAGGCCGGGCATCCGCGCGATGGCTCGATCTCCTTCGAGCATGTGGGTTTCGCGTACCCTGGCGCTTTGGAAGACGCGCTGGTGGACATGAGCTTGGAAGTGCCCGCCGGCTCCACGGTAGCGCTCGTGGGACCCTCGGGTGGAGGCAAGACGACGGCCGCCAGCCTCGTGCCCCGCTTCTGGGATGTGGATTCGGGCAGCGTGAGCGTGGGCGGGGTGGACGTGCGCGACATCCCCGCCTCCGAGCTCATGGCGCAGGTGGCCTTCGTGTTCCAAAACGACCGCCTGTTCAAGACGTCGCTTTTGGAGAACATCCGCGCCGCGCGTCCGGGCGCCACGCGCGCACAGGTGGAGGCCGCGGCCCACGCCGCGCAGTGCGACGACATCATGGCGAAGTTCCCCGACGGTTTGGACACGCAGGTAGGCGCGAAGGGCGTGTACCTCTCGGGCGGCGAGTGCCAGCGTATCGCGCTCGCCCGCGCCATCCTGAAGGACGCGCCCATCGTGGTGCTCGACGAGGCCACGGCGTTCGCCGACCCGGAGAACGAGGCGCTCATCCAGCGCGCCTTGGCGAGGCTCTGCGAGGGCAAGACGGTGCTCATGATCGCGCACCGGCTATCCACCGTCACGGGCGCCGACGTCATATGCGTGTTGGACGGGGGCCGGGTGGTCGAGCGCGGCCGGCACGACGAGCTGGTTGCGGCCGGCGGCCTGTATGCGAAGATGTGGAACGATTACCGCACGTCGGTAACGTGGAGGATTGAAGGGAGCGGCACCCATGCTGCGTGA